One part of the Mya arenaria isolate MELC-2E11 chromosome 3, ASM2691426v1 genome encodes these proteins:
- the LOC128227451 gene encoding RNA-binding protein RO60-like, which translates to MQPTGDLVPQSKPLFVAVHGEGQVKNEAGGYVFKLDDMARCQRFLIMGSEGGTYYVKEKDLHRGNVKCIERLISSGRGVEVVDKIRDISVNRRNVKQNALLYAYAICARSNNKDVKKRAYQYLSDICRIPTHLFMFIKFCEQESNTGEMPATGTGWGRAHKRAISRWYLNFANNPQLLARYVTKFKSREGWTHRDVLRLAHAHTREPVMGFILRYIVKGQKKAREMYMCEAARQTQELAAQQALDAVGTLLGGIEHSMQTTDAQELCELIDTHKLTWEQCPSQLLKDKGVWRKLIPHMPIEALVRNLGRMTQIELFEGEEGRETLAEVVRKIKAINQDPVIVEEEEEEEVMETDQGAPQVSSTLNKRNFLHPFKILLALETYRNCNTEHKKGKSTWTANKDIVEALDQAFYQAFSHVEPTRKTFYLGVDVSGSMSQPVLGSSTITCQVAAAAMMMTTARTEETCIIRGFSNRMEELGITADMKMEDILNRMNQMRFGQTDCAMPMKDAIEMKRKDIDVFIVYTDCETWAGNIHPCIALNEYRKYAGKPDAKLIVCGMTATEFTIADKDDKNMLDISGFDSNAPRLIADFVQDKI; encoded by the exons GTGAAGAATGAGGCAGGAGGGTATGTATTCAAGTTGGATGATATGGCGAGATGCCAGCGCTTTCTCATCATGGGATCAGAGGGAGGGACCTACTATGTGAAGGAGAAAGATTTACACAGGGGAAATGTCAAGTGCATAGAGAG ACTCATTTCCAGTGGACGAGGCGTAGAAGTGGTTGATAAGATCCGTGACATCAGTGTCAACAGACGCAATGTCAAGCAGAATGCCCTGTTGTATGCGTATGCAATCTGTGCCCGCTCAAACAATAAGGATGTGAAAAAACGGGCTTATCAGTACTTGTCGGACATCTGCAGGATTCCCACACATCTGTTCATGTTCATCAAGTTCTGTGAACAGGAGAGCAACACGGGGGAGATGCCTGCTACAG GTACTGGTTGGGGTAGGGCACACAAGCGAGCAATAAGTAGATGGTACCTGAACTTTGCCAACAACCCCCAGCTGTTGGCCCGCTACGTCACTAAGTTCAAGAGTCGGGAGGGCTGGACCCACCGGGATGTCTTAAGATTGGCCCATGCTCACACTAGGGAACCAGTTATGGGTTTCATCCTGAG GTATATTGTCAAAGGCCAGAAGAAGGCTCGAGAGATGTACATGTGTGAAGCAGCCCGTCAGACCCAGGAACTAGCTGCTCAGCAGGCCCTGGATGCAGTCGGGACCCTCTTGGGAGGAATAGAACACTCCATGCAGACGACTGATGCCCAAGAGCTATGTGAGCTTATTGACACCCACAAGCTCACATGGGAGCAATGCCCATCCCAGTTGTTAAAGGATAAAGGTGTGTGGCGCAAGTTGATTCCGCACATGCCCATTGAGGCTCTTGTCAGGAACCTCGGCCGAATGACACAGATTGAACTGTTTGAAGGGGAAGAGGGCCGAGAAACTCTG GCTGAAGTTGTGCGCAAGATCAAGGCCATCAACCAAGATCCGGTAATAGTGGAggaagaggaggaggaggaggtgATGGAGACTGACCAGGGGGCACCACAGGTCTCCAGCACGCTGAACAAACGGAACTTCCTGCATCCTTTTAAGATCCTGCTGGCACTGGAGACGTATAGGAACT GCAATACAGAGCATAAGAAGGGCAAATCCACATGGACTGCAAACAAAGACATAGTTGAAGCCCTAGACCAGGCATTTTACCAGGCGTTCAGTCATGTGGAACCAACAAGGAAGACATTTTACCTGGGTGTAGATGTCAGTGGTTCAATGAGCCAGCCGGTTCTGGGTTCCAG TACTATTACCTGCCAAGTAGCAGCAGCAGCGATGATGATGACAACAGCAAGAACTGAGGAAACATGTATCATCAGAG GGTTTAGCAACCGTATGGAGGAGCTGGGTATAACAGCAGACATGAAAATGGAGGACATCCTGAACCGAATGAATCAGATGAGGTTTGGACAGACAGACTGCGCAATGCCCATGAAGGACGCCATCGAGATGAAGAGGAAAGACATTGACGTATTCATTGTCTACACAGATTGTGAAACTTG gGCCGGGAACATTCATCCTTGCATTGCCCTGAACGAATATCGCAAGTATGCTGGCAAGCCGGATGCCAAGCTGATTGTGTGTGGAATGACAGCTACCGAGTTCACTATTGCCGATAAAGACGACAAAAACATGCTGGACATCTCGGGATTTGATTCAAACGCACCCAGGTTGATCGCTGACTTCGTTCaggacaaaatttaa
- the LOC128228584 gene encoding long-chain fatty acid transport protein 2-like has protein sequence MPTKKDKLILGTAGAVGAGILSWRAFFPWIGHDLRMMKNGGNAGKKLMADQVNKRFLINMFEEAVEKYPKKPFIIFEDRIYTYEFVNQQTNRVANIAAKWGLKVGDCVAIMIENEPAFIWTFLGLQKLGIAVAFINFHIRGQPLIHTLKACEAKALIIGAGDYILPKIEEVRGELGDLPIFVQGQPLMLGPAYTSWDDLMLSAHPVPLCRTARAGMDLPTPCCYIFTSGTTGLPKPAIISQAKAIGMSKFFQLFYFKPSDIVYTVTPLYHSAAGGLGLMNTLDQGATMVLRRKFSAQHFFEDVRRHNVTVLQYIGELCRYLLAVPESPLDGKHCCRVAVGNGLRSDIWEKFKIRYKIPQICEFFGATEGTVAMMNLSNRTGSCGRFSPLLNKLDPTPKLLVKVDVDTGDAIRNKKGLCIPVATGEPGLLLGTIPPNYQNMQFYKGGREINEKKVLRNVVKEGDAYFNFGDLLSVDKDYFVYFRDRVGDTFRWKGENVATYEVSNILTKLSCIHDANVYGVEVPGSEGRAGMAAIHLEGNMQLTPKVLKDIFNHCKENLPNYSRPLFIRFPKEESITVTHKQQKTQLRKDGFHPENIDDPLFYYNEAAGTYTPLTLDNFQSFLTKSRL, from the exons ATGCCGACGAAAAAGGACAAGTTAATCCTTGGAACAGCTGGTGCTGTCGGCGCGGGAATTCTCTCGTGGCGCGCTTTCTTTCCCTGGATTGGCCATGATctccgtatgatgaaaaatGGTGGAAACGCAGGCAAAAAGCTGATGGCAGATCAAGTGAACAAACGCTTTCTCATCAACATGTTTGAAGAAGCAGTTGAGAAATATCCAAAGAAACCGTTCATAATATTTGAGGATCGCATTTATACATATGAGTTTGTGAATCAGCAGACAAATAGAGTAGCTAACATCGCTGCAAAATGGGGGCTGAAAGTTGGCGACTGTGTGGCAATTATGATTGAAAATGAGCCTGCATTTATATGGACATTCTTAG GTCTACAAAAGCTTGGTATTGCAGTAGCGTTTATCAACTTCCACATTCGAGGCCAGCCACTGATCCATACACTCAAGGCCTGCGAAGCTAAGGCTCTCATCATTGGAGCTG GTGATTACATTCTGCCAAAGATAGAAGAGGTTCGCGGCGAATTAGGTGACCTTCCTATTTTTGTCCAGGGTCAGCCCTTAATGCTGGGTCCCGCCTACACAAGTTGGGACGACTTGATGTTATCTGCCCATCCAGTTCCCCTGTGTCGGACAGCGCGAGCTGGAATGGACTTACCAACTCCGTGTTGTTATATCTTCACCTCAGGGACTACAG GTCTACCAAAGCCAGCTATTATCAGTCAGGCAAAGGCAATTGGGATGAGCAAGTTTTTTCAGCTGTTTTACTTCAAGCCTTCTGACATTGTGTACACTGTAACTCCACTGTATCACAGCGCTGCTGGAGGTTTAGGACTCATGAACACACTGGATCAGG GTGCTACGATGGTGTTGCGGCGCAAGTTTTCAGCGCAGCATTTCTTTGAGGATGTTCGAAGACACAATGTTACAGTGCTGCAGTATATCGGGGAACTGTGTCGATACTTACTGGCAGTACCTGAG AGCCCACTAGATGGCAAGCATTGTTGTCGGGTAGCTGTTGGCAACGGGCTGAGGTCAGACATTTGGGAGAAATTCAAAATTCGGTACAAAATTCCCCAAATATGTGAATTCTTTGGGGCCACTGAAGGAACGGTTGCCATGATGAACCTCAGTAATCGCACAGGCTCATGTGGTCGATTTTCACCGCTATTA AACAAGTTGGACCCAACACCGAAACTGCTGGTCAAGGTAGATGTGGACACAGGGGACGCTATCCGTAACAAGAAGGGCCTGTGCATTCCAGTTGCCACTG GTGAACCGGGTCTGCTGTTGGGCACCATTCCACCTAATTACCAGAACATGCAGTTCTACAAGGGTGGCCGCGAAATCAATGAGAAGAAAGTTCTCCGCAATGTGGTCAAGGAGGGAGATGCCTACTTCAACTTTGGGGACCTTCTTAGTGTGGACAAGGATTACTTTGTGTACTTCAGAGATCGTGTTGGCGATACTTTCAG ATGGAAGGGGGAGAATGTAGCCACATACGAGGTGTCCAACATCCTCACCAAACTATCTTGCATACATGATGCAAATGTGTACGGTGTGGAGGTTCCAG GTTCAGAAGGTCGTGCTGGAATGGCAGCCATTCACTTGGAGGGCAACATGCAACTGACCCCAAAAGTCCTGAAGGACATATTCAACCACTGTAAGGAAAACCTCCCCAACTACTCCCGACCACTGTTCATCCGCTTTCCAAAGGAAGAATCCATTACTGTGACCCATAAACAGCAGAAAACACAGCTTAGAAAGGATGGTTTTCACCCGGAGAATATAGACGATCCGCTGTTTTACTACAATGAAGCGGCAGGGACATACACCCCGCTCACACTGGACAATTTCCAATCGTTCCTTACTAAATCAAGGTTGTAA
- the LOC128228587 gene encoding torsin-1A-like: protein MMKAKYLILLSLLALSIQSASGEFMTAGVVAVGSAITAGFFAGFNVINCIFSECCDDKWISTNFTDLSLTMRSKLYGQHLVTEPVVKHLKGHARENPSKALALSFHGLTGTGKNYVSRIVAEKMFRKGMKSKYVHLISATKEFPHSEMISFYKDKLRDIIERAVKECPRSLIVIDEMDKMPPGVIDTIKPYLDFYEELGGVDYRKSTFFFLSNTAGTDIAERTIKYWSEGIPRENIRLKEMEEVIRLPALNVKESGLWHSELITKNLISSYIPFLPLERKHVKQCIRDGLVQRGFYSTESVIPDSKVQEIADELQYYPQDLNVFSSTGCKRILEKIDFVMEQI, encoded by the exons ATGATGAAGGCCAAGTATTTAATATTGCTTAGTTTATTGGCCTTGTCAATTCAGTCTGCCTCCGGTGAATTTATGACTGCAGGGGTTGTGGCTGTGGGTTCAGCTATCACAGCAGGCTTTTTTGCTGGGTTTAATGTGATCAACTGTATTTTCAGTGAATGCTGTGATGACAAATGGATCTCTACAAATTTTACTG ACCTGTCACTTACTATGAGGTCAAAATTATACGGCCAGCATCTTGTCACAGAGCCTGTTGTCAAACATCTTAAAGGTCATGCCAGGGAGAATCCTAGCAAAGCCCTTGCACTGTCATTTCATGGCTTAACAGGCACCGGGAAGAACTATGTCTCCCGTATTGTGGCAGAGAAAATGTTCCGTAAAGGAATGAAGAGTAAATATGTTCACCTGATATCAGCCACAAAGGAGTTCCCTCACTCAGAGATGATATCATTTTATAAG GACAAGTTACGAGACATCATAGAACGAGCGGTAAAGGAATGCCCTCGTTCCTTGATTGTCATTGATGAGATGGACAAAATGCCCCCAGGAGTGATTGACACCATCAAACCATACCTGGATTTCTATGAAGAGCTTGGTGGTGTGGACTACAGAAAATCTACATTCTTTTTCCTCAG CAACACAGCGGGTACAGATATAGCGGAGAGGACCATCAAGTACTGGTCAGAGGGTATACCCAGAGAGAATATCAGGCTGAAAGAAATGGAGGAGGTCATAAGGCTCCCTGCCCTTAATGTGAAAGAaa GTGGATTATGGCATAGTGAGCTCATCACGAAAAACCTCATTTCATCCTATATACCATTCTTGCCTCTGGAACGCAAACATGTGAAACAGTGCATTCGAGATGGACTCGTGCAGAGAGGGTTCTACTCCACCGAATCGGTCATTCCTGATTCCAAAGTCCAGGAGATTGCAGATGAGCTGCAGTACTACCCACAAGATCTAAATGTTTTCTCATCCACGGGATGTAAACGGATTCTTGAAAAGATTGACTTTGTCATGGAACAAATCTAA